The nucleotide sequence CGACGAGATGCTCGCGATGCTCACCGCCGAGCTGGATGTCCGCGACGACGAGGTGTTCCGCATGCAGGGCCCGCTCGACCTCTCGGGCCTGTTCGCGCTGGCGGACTCGACGCGCGAGGACCTCAAGTACCCGAACTTCCTGCCGATCACACACCCGGACCTTGCCCAGGTCGAGTCCGCGCGACCCGCCGACATGTTCAAGGCCCTCAAGCTGCGCGACGTGCTGGTGCAGCACCCCTACGACTCCTTCGCGACCTCGGTGCAGCGGTTCATCGAGCAGGCGGCGGCCGACCCTTCGGTGCTCGCCATCAAGCAGACCCTGTACCGCACCTCGGGCGACTCCCCCATCGTCGACGCGCTCATCGAGGCCGCGCAGGCGGGCAAGCAGGTGCTGGCGATCGTCGAGATCAAGGCCAGGTTCGACGAGCAGAACAACATCGGCTGGGCGCGCAAGCTCGAGCAGTACGGCGTCCACGTCGTCTACGGCATGATCGGCCTGAAGACGCACTGCAAGCTGGCGATGGTGGTCCGCGAGGAGAGCGACGGGAACCTGCGCCGCTACGCGCACATCGGCACGGGCAACTACAACCCGAAGACGGCCCGCATGTACGAGGACATGGGGCTGCTCACGAGCAATCCCATCATCACCGACGACGTCGCCCGGCTGTTCAACCACCTGAGCGGCATGACCCAGGAGACCCACTACCGCCGGCTGCTCGTCGCACCGCACGGCATCCGCAACGGCCTGCTGAACTACATCGACGCCGAGATCGACAACCACCTCGCCGGCAGGCCCGCCGGAGTGAAGATCAAGGTCAACTCCATGGTCGACGAGGCCATCATCGACGGGCTCTACCGCGCCTCGCAGGCCGGTGTGCCCGTGGATGTCTGGGTCCGCGGCATCTGCACCATCCGGCCGGGAGTCCCCGGCCTCAGCGAGAACATCCGCGTCCGTTCGATCCTCGGGCGCTTCCTGGAGCACTCGCGCGTGTTCTGGTTCGCGGGCGGCGGCACGCCGATGGTGGGCATCGGGTCGGCCGACATGATGCACCGCAACCTCGACCGACGCGTCGAGGCGATCGTGTCTCTGAACAACCCGGCTCACATCCGCCAGATCGAGGACCTCTTCGAGCGGGCCTTCTCGGACGAGACGGTGCGCTGGGAGTTGCACGACTCCCAGTGGAGTGCCCACACCGTGCGCGACGACGGCGAACCGCTGACGGATCTCCAGGAGTGGTTGATCCACCAGGCCTCAGCCAGGCGAGCCAGCCGATGAGCCGGCGGCCCAGGATCCGCGCCGCCGGCGCCGTCGTGCTGCGCGGCGACGGCGACGACACCGAGGTGCTCATCATCCACCGGCCGCGCTACGACGACTGGTCTCTCCCGAAGGGCAAGGGCAAGGTCGACGAGCTTCCCCCGCAGACCGCGGTGCGCGAGGTTCTCGAGGAGACCGCCACCACCGTCCGGCTGGGCCTGCGGCTACCCACGATCAGGTACCACCTGTCGAAGGGCGACAAGTCCGTCGAATACTGGCGCGCCGAGGAGGTCTCGGCCCAGGAGTTCACGCCGAACGCCGAGGTCGACAAGACCTGCTGGGTCGGCATCGACAAGGCCATGCGCCGCATCACGTACGCCGACGAGCGGCGCGTGCTGTCGGCGGCTCTCCTCAAGCCCCGCACGACCCCACTGATCCTCGTCCGGCACGCCAAGGCGATGCTCCGCAGGAACTGGTCGGGGCCCGATCAGGAACGGCGCCTCACCGGACGCGGCAGGCACCAGGCCGAGGAACTCGCCCAGCTGCTCGGCGCCTACGGCGTCACCGACCTGGTCTCCTCCTCGTCGACGCGCTGTGTGCAGACGCTCGCCCCCTAC is from Tessaracoccus palaemonis and encodes:
- a CDS encoding RNA degradosome polyphosphate kinase, yielding MRASSPSRSTPVTAREECKSVTEITQPDEAVLPTDRYLDREQSWLDFNNRVLDLAKDAGRIPLIERAKFLAIFSSNLDEFFMVRVAGLKRRIAAGVAVPTVTGKMPGELHAELLESVRTLVTEQSRVFQQEVRPALAAEGIEILAWDQLTAAEKDRMRALFAERIFPVLTPLAVDPSHPFPYISGLSISLAILLRNPATGARQFARVKVPSILARFVRLAEGRYLPLEEIIARHLGQLFTGMQVLASTTFRVTRNEDIEVEEDDAENLLFALEKELLRRKVGRPPVRLEVEEGIDDEMLAMLTAELDVRDDEVFRMQGPLDLSGLFALADSTREDLKYPNFLPITHPDLAQVESARPADMFKALKLRDVLVQHPYDSFATSVQRFIEQAAADPSVLAIKQTLYRTSGDSPIVDALIEAAQAGKQVLAIVEIKARFDEQNNIGWARKLEQYGVHVVYGMIGLKTHCKLAMVVREESDGNLRRYAHIGTGNYNPKTARMYEDMGLLTSNPIITDDVARLFNHLSGMTQETHYRRLLVAPHGIRNGLLNYIDAEIDNHLAGRPAGVKIKVNSMVDEAIIDGLYRASQAGVPVDVWVRGICTIRPGVPGLSENIRVRSILGRFLEHSRVFWFAGGGTPMVGIGSADMMHRNLDRRVEAIVSLNNPAHIRQIEDLFERAFSDETVRWELHDSQWSAHTVRDDGEPLTDLQEWLIHQASARRASR
- a CDS encoding NUDIX hydrolase, which produces MSRRPRIRAAGAVVLRGDGDDTEVLIIHRPRYDDWSLPKGKGKVDELPPQTAVREVLEETATTVRLGLRLPTIRYHLSKGDKSVEYWRAEEVSAQEFTPNAEVDKTCWVGIDKAMRRITYADERRVLSAALLKPRTTPLILVRHAKAMLRRNWSGPDQERRLTGRGRHQAEELAQLLGAYGVTDLVSSSSTRCVQTLAPYGRQQGIEVLTTDVLTEEEGTVRPSEVSDYVADLLQSITRPTAICGHRPVLPAMFEGLDLPARPMVVGEAIVLHRDDDGTVVEVEVHKPTA